In Pseudoxanthomonas sp. SE1, the genomic stretch GCGGCGGCTGAGGATCTCGATGAGTTCGGATTTGGTCATCGCATGCGGAATTCGGACGGATGAACCCGCGCCGGCCCGGGTACTCCGGGCCGGCGGGGAACGGTACTGCTAGCAATACTGCAACGGCGCGAGCCGCTTACTCGGACTTGCCGCCATCCAACTGCGCACGCAGCAGCGCGCCCAGGCTGGTGGTGCCGGTGGAAGCTTCGGCAGCGGACTTGTTGTACTCGGCCAACGCTTCGGCGGTTTCGGCTTCGTCCTTGGCCTTGATCGACAGCTGCAGCGTGCGGCCCTTGCGGTCCATGCCGATGAACTTGGCTTCGACCTTGTCGCCCACCTTCAGGTGCTGGCTGGCGTCGTCCACGCGGTCGTAGCTGATGTCGCGTGCCATCACGTAGCCTTCGATGCCATCGGCCAGTTCGACCATGGCGCCCTTGGCGTCCACTTCCTTCACTGTGCCTTCGACCTTCGAGCCCTTCGGGTGGGTCGCCATGTACTGGCCGAACGGATCCTGCTCCAGCTGCTTCACGCCCAGGCTGATGCGCTCGCGCTCCGGATCGACCGCCAGCACCACGGCTTCCAGCGTGTCGCCCTTCTTGAAGTTGCGCACGATGTCTTCGCCGGTGGTGTTCCAGCTGATGTCGGACAGGTGGATCAGGCCGTCGATGCCGCCGTCCAGGCCGATGAAGATGCCGAAGTCGGTGATCGACTTGATCTGGCCGGACACCTTGTCGTTCTTCTTGTGGGTGGCAGCGAAGGTTTCCCACGGATTGGCGGCAACCTGCTTCATGCCCAGCGAGATGCGGCGACGCTCTTCGTCCACGTCCAACACCATCACTTCAACTTCGTCGCCGACCTGCACGACCTTGGACGGGTTGACGTTCTTGTTGGTCCAGTCCATCTCGGAGACGTGCACCAGGCCTTCGACGCCCGGCTCGATCTCGACGAAAGCGCCGTAATCGGTGACGTTGGAGACCTTGCCGAACACGCGGCTGTTGGCCGGGTAGCGGCGGGCGATGTTGTCCCACGGATCCTCGCCCAGCTGCTTCAGGCCCAGCGAGACGCGGTTGCGCTCACGGTCGTACTTCAGCACGCGGACGTCCAGCTCCTGGCCGACTTCCACGACTTCGGACGGATGGCGTACGCGCTTCCAGGCCATGTCGGTGATGTGCAGCAGGCCGTCGATGCCGCCCAGGTCGACGAACGCGCCGTAATCGGTGAGGTTCTTGACCACACCCTTCAGCACCACGCCTTCCTGCAGCTTGTCCATCAGCTGCTCGCGCTCTTCCGAATGCTCGCTCTCGACCACCGCGCGGCGGGAGACGACGACATTGTTGCGCTTGCGGTCCAGCTTGATGAGCTTGAACTCCAGCTCCTTGCCTTCCAGGTAGCCGGGATCGCGCACGGGGCGCACATCGACCAGCGAACCCGGCAGGAATGCGCGGACGTCCTTGATGTCGACGGTGAAACCACCCTTGACCTTGCCGCTGATGCGGCCGGTGATGGTTTCGTTCTTCTCCAGCGCTTCTTCCAGCTCGTCCCACACCATGGCGCGCTTGGCCTTCTCGCGCGAGAGCACGGTCTCGCCGAAGCCGTTCTCGAGGGAATCGAGTGCGACCTTGACTTCGTCGCCCACGCCCACGTCGATTTCACCGGCGTCGTTCCGGAACTGTTCGATCGGCACGATGCCTTCGGACTTCAGGCCGGCGTTGATCACCACCACGTCGTTGCGGACTTCCACGACGACGCCGGTGACGATGGCGCCCGGCTTCAGCTTGGCCAGATGGGTCTGGCTCTGTTCAAACAGTTCGGCAAATGATTCGGTCATTGAAAAATACTCGGTTGATGACACAGACCGGGCGCACCTGGAGATGCACCACGATCCACCCGTTGTCGGCCGGCGCGGGATTGCGTGTGGCCGTGAGTGTTGTGGTTGTTGAACCGCTCGGAGGATTCCGGGCGGACCTTCTGCTGGGCGGGAACCTAGTCCGCGCGCGCCGGCACCAAAGCCAGTACGCGTTCGACGACGGCATCGATGCCAAGGCCGGTGGTGTCGATGAGGACGGCGTCTTCGGCCGGCCGCAGGGGCGCCACCGTACGCTGGGCGTCACGGGCGTCGCGGGCGAGGATCTCGCGCAGCAGACCGTCGATTGTGACGGAAACCCCTTTGTCTTTCAACTGCTTATAGCGTCTTTCCGCCCGTTCGTCGGCACTGGCGGTCAGGAACACCTTGTAGGGGGCGTCCGGAAAGATGACGGTCCCCATGTCCCGCCCGTCCGCCACCAGTCCCGGCGGCCGGCGAAAAGCCCGTTGGCGCTCCTTCAATGCGGATCGCACTTCGGGGATGGCGGCGATGGCGGACGCGAGGGCGCCGGTGGTCTCCAGACGCAGTTCGTCCGTCGCGTCAAGGTCGTCCACGATGACCCGCAGCCCCTGCTCCGTTTCGCGGAAGCTGACACGGGTATCGAACGCGCACCGGACCAGGGCTGCGGGATCGGATACATCCAGGTCGGCCCAGCTTGCCGCCACGCCAACCGCACGATACAGGGCGCCGGAATCGAGGTAATGCCAGCCGAGTCGACCGGCCACTAGCCGGCTCACCGTACCCTTGCCTGCCCCGGAGGGGCCATCGATGGTCAGGACGGGCGAGGTGTCGGACATGGGGTCTCCTGAGGGGTTTTGGGCGGCATTATGATGTCGGCTGTCGCCGCCCGGGACACCTTCGGCGGCACGCTCACGCGGGGCGTAGTGCAACCGCTTGATATGCCAACGGAATTGCCGTTAGAATAGCCGGCTTCGTTCCACCCCATACTCTTTTACGCCGAGGTTCATCTCATGAAGGTCCTGTCCTCCCTGAAGTCGGCGAAGGCCCGTCACCGCGACTGCAAGGTGGTCCGCCGTCGCGGCAAGGTCTTCGTGATCTGCAAGTCCAACCCGCGTTTCAAGGCGCGCCAGCGCTGAGGAACGGCACTGCCGGCCCCAAGCCGGCAATGCGTTGAAAACCGCCTTCGGGCGGTTTTTTGTTGTCCTGCATTTGTTATAAAAGGCAGATCATCCAGGGGAATCCCACCATGAGCCGTCGCGCCCTCGCACTTCCTTTGATCGCCCTGCTCGGCCTTGCCGGCCCGGCTTCCGCCGACACCCTGTTGATAGAGCGCGCCCAGGAAACGCCTGCGTCGGCGGCCCCGGTGCGCGGACAGACGGCAGCCGACGTCGAAGCCCGCTTCGGCGCCCCGCAACAGAAGCTCGAGCCGCGTGGCGGCCAGAAGCGGCAATGGCCGGTGATCCAGCGCTGGGTCTATCCCGGCTTCACCGTCTACTTCGAGAAGAGCCGTGTCATCGACGTGGTGCTGAACAAGGCCACCGCCGAAGAGATCGGCCCCAAGCCCCCTATCCGCTGACCGGCGACTTTCGCGCCCCGCAATCCCATGACCGATGCCTATCGCTTCCCCGCGGAGTGGGAACCCCAGTCCGCGGTCCTGATCGCTTGGCCGCACGCCGAGACCGATTGGGCCGACCGCCTCGCCGATGTCGAGGAAACCTATGTCGCCCTGGTGGCCGCCATCACCCGCTTCCAGCCTGTGGTGATCTGCGTCGCCGACGACGATCTGCAGATCTACGCGGAAGCGAGACTGCGCTCGGCACGGGTGGACATGGAACGCGTGCGCTTCGTCCCGGCGGAATACGACGATACGTGGCTGCGGGATTCCGGACCGATCACCCTGCGTGATGGCGACCGGTTCAAACTGCTGGACTTCCGCTTCACTGGCTGGGGCGGCAAGTACGAAGCCACCCGCGATGACCGCCTGGTCGGCGAGCTCTCCGGCATGCAGTTGTTTCACAACTACTTCGTCCAAAGTATTGATTTTGCTTTGGAAGGTGGCGCCATTGAGACCGATGGAACGGGCACTCTGCTGACCACGTGGCAGTGCCTGCACGAACGACACCCCGACGCCTCGCGCGAAGACCTGACCGACAAGCTGGCGCACTGGTTGAAGCAGGGGCGCGTGCTGTGGCTGGACCATGGCTATCTGGAAGGCGACGACACCGACGCCCATATCGATACCCTCGCCCGCTTCGCGCCCGGCGACGCCATCGTCTACCAGGCGTGCGACGACGCCTCGGACGTCCACTACACCGAATTGCAGGCCATGGCCGCCGACATCGCGGCACTGCGGACGGCCGATGGGCGACCGTACCGCGCGTTCCCGTTGCCATGGGCGCAGCCGGTGATCGACAACGGCCGCCGATTGGCGGCGTCCTACGCGAACTACCTGATCATCAACGGCGCCGTACTGATGCCCGCCTACGGCGACCCCGCCGACGGCCAGGCGGCCGCGGTGCTGGCACAGGCCTACCCGGATCGCGAGATCGTGCAAGTACCCTGCCGCGCGCTGATCTGGCAGAACGGCAGCCTGCACTGCATCACCATGCAATTGCCGGCGGGGCTGCTTGGCTGAATCCGTCATCGGCGCCACGGCTCATGGCACCGTGACATCAGTTGGGCGCAGATTGAACGCTTCGTTTACATCTCGCCTCACACGATCCCGGATAACCACCGTTTCCCATTGATCGAGGAGACGGCCGTGTATTCACGACGCAAGTTCCTGACGACCGCTGCGCTGGCCACGGCCGGTCTCGGCCTGGCCGCCTGCCGTGACGCAGCGCAGGCGGGCGGGGTTGGCGCATCACCGGCTGCTCCATCCCCCGTCGCCGCGCCGGGCGCATTGAACACCCGCATCATCCCGTCGACCGGCGAGCGGGTCCCCGTCATCGGCATGGGCACGTCCGGCAGTTTCGAAGTCGGCCAGAGCGCGGCCGAACTCGACCCCTTGCGTGAAGTGCTGAAGCGGTTCTTTGCCGCGGGCGCCACACTCATCGATACGGCACCCACCTACAGCGTCGCCGAAGACGTCATGGGCGCGCTGTTGGCGGAACAGGGACTCACCAGCAAGGCCTGGTTGGCCACCAAACTGTCCGGCGTGACCGGGCGCGAGGCCGGCATGGCCCAGTTCGAAGACACGCTGCGCAGGCTGAAGACCGACAAGGTGGCGCTGCTGCAGGTCCACAACCTGGGCGACCTGAAGACCCAGATGGCGGTTGCGCGCGAATTGAAGGCGCAGGGCAAGGTGAAGTACGTCGGCGTGACGCATTACGTCGAACGGGCGCAGGAACAACTCGCCGATGTCGTGCAGGCGGAGAAGCCCGACTTCCTGCAGATCAACTATTCCGTCGTCAGCCGCGGAGCGGAGAAGCGTGTATTGCCGCTGGCACGGGACCTGGGCGTGGCGGTGCTGATCAATCGCGCCTTCGAAGACGGCAAGCTGTTCGCGCAGGTCAAGGACACGCCATTGCCACCCGCGTTGTCGGAAGCCGGCGTTTCGTCGTGGGCGCAGGCCTTCCTGAAGTTCGCCCTCAGCCATTCCGCGGTCACTGCCGTCATCCCGGCCACGGGCAAGCCCGATCGCCAGAGCGACAACCTGAAAGCCGGCTCGGGTCCGGACCTGACGCCGGCACAGCGCGACGCCCTGATCGCCGCGGTGGCCTGAGCCGATGTCGTCACCCCCTTCGTCCGGCATGGCCGGCTGGCTTGGCCACCTGTTCAATGTCCGCCACCACGAAGCGCCGGTGGTCGGCGCCGGACTGGCGATGTTCTTCCTGCTGTTCGCGGGCTATTTCATGCTCCGCCCGATCCGCGAAACGATGGGTGTCACCGGTGGCGTCGACAATCTGCAGTGGCTGTTCACCGGCACCTTCGTCGCTACGCTGATCGTGCTGCCGCTGTACGGATGGATCGCGTCGAAGGTCCCTCGCCGGCGCATCGTGCCATGGGTGTTCGGCGTGGTGGTGGCCAGCCTGATCGGCTACGGTGCGGCGATGCTGGCACGGCCGGATGATGTCTGGCTGGCACGCACGTTCTACATCTGGGTGTCGGTCATCAACCTGCTGATGATCTCGCTGGCCTGGAGCGTGCTGGCCGACGTGATGGAAAGCCACGAGGCCAAGCGCCTGTTCGCGCTGATCGCCGCAGGCGCCAGCCTGGGCGGCCTGGCGGGTCCGCTGCTGACCACGCTGCTGGTCAAGCCGTTGGGGCACGGCGGCCTGATGGTGCTCTCGGCCGTGCTGATCGGCGCCAGCGCCGCCACCGCGTCTTGGCTGCATCGCTGGCGCGACCGCCATCCACTGCCCGCGGGCACGAGTTCGGCCGAACAGCGGCAACGGCCGCTCGGTGGCAATCCCTTCGCGGGCGCGAC encodes the following:
- a CDS encoding MFS transporter — its product is MSSPPSSGMAGWLGHLFNVRHHEAPVVGAGLAMFFLLFAGYFMLRPIRETMGVTGGVDNLQWLFTGTFVATLIVLPLYGWIASKVPRRRIVPWVFGVVVASLIGYGAAMLARPDDVWLARTFYIWVSVINLLMISLAWSVLADVMESHEAKRLFALIAAGASLGGLAGPLLTTLLVKPLGHGGLMVLSAVLIGASAATASWLHRWRDRHPLPAGTSSAEQRQRPLGGNPFAGATAVFRSPYLLGIAFFVLLLATVTTFLYFEQAKLVAERFADKEEQTQVFGLIDTAVQALAILSQLFITGRIAQKLGVGVLLVAVPVVVAAGFLWLALAPMFAVFVVVMVVRRAGEYAFVRPGREMLYTVVPAEQKYKAKNFVDTVVYRGGDALSGWVKRALDVLAEHPAAAMFIGAGVAAVWAITGVTLGRRQKRMEATHGAS
- the ykgO gene encoding type B 50S ribosomal protein L36, whose protein sequence is MKVLSSLKSAKARHRDCKVVRRRGKVFVICKSNPRFKARQR
- the rpsA gene encoding 30S ribosomal protein S1 — encoded protein: MTESFAELFEQSQTHLAKLKPGAIVTGVVVEVRNDVVVINAGLKSEGIVPIEQFRNDAGEIDVGVGDEVKVALDSLENGFGETVLSREKAKRAMVWDELEEALEKNETITGRISGKVKGGFTVDIKDVRAFLPGSLVDVRPVRDPGYLEGKELEFKLIKLDRKRNNVVVSRRAVVESEHSEEREQLMDKLQEGVVLKGVVKNLTDYGAFVDLGGIDGLLHITDMAWKRVRHPSEVVEVGQELDVRVLKYDRERNRVSLGLKQLGEDPWDNIARRYPANSRVFGKVSNVTDYGAFVEIEPGVEGLVHVSEMDWTNKNVNPSKVVQVGDEVEVMVLDVDEERRRISLGMKQVAANPWETFAATHKKNDKVSGQIKSITDFGIFIGLDGGIDGLIHLSDISWNTTGEDIVRNFKKGDTLEAVVLAVDPERERISLGVKQLEQDPFGQYMATHPKGSKVEGTVKEVDAKGAMVELADGIEGYVMARDISYDRVDDASQHLKVGDKVEAKFIGMDRKGRTLQLSIKAKDEAETAEALAEYNKSAAEASTGTTSLGALLRAQLDGGKSE
- a CDS encoding agmatine deiminase family protein, producing the protein MTDAYRFPAEWEPQSAVLIAWPHAETDWADRLADVEETYVALVAAITRFQPVVICVADDDLQIYAEARLRSARVDMERVRFVPAEYDDTWLRDSGPITLRDGDRFKLLDFRFTGWGGKYEATRDDRLVGELSGMQLFHNYFVQSIDFALEGGAIETDGTGTLLTTWQCLHERHPDASREDLTDKLAHWLKQGRVLWLDHGYLEGDDTDAHIDTLARFAPGDAIVYQACDDASDVHYTELQAMAADIAALRTADGRPYRAFPLPWAQPVIDNGRRLAASYANYLIINGAVLMPAYGDPADGQAAAVLAQAYPDREIVQVPCRALIWQNGSLHCITMQLPAGLLG
- a CDS encoding aldo/keto reductase, translating into MYSRRKFLTTAALATAGLGLAACRDAAQAGGVGASPAAPSPVAAPGALNTRIIPSTGERVPVIGMGTSGSFEVGQSAAELDPLREVLKRFFAAGATLIDTAPTYSVAEDVMGALLAEQGLTSKAWLATKLSGVTGREAGMAQFEDTLRRLKTDKVALLQVHNLGDLKTQMAVARELKAQGKVKYVGVTHYVERAQEQLADVVQAEKPDFLQINYSVVSRGAEKRVLPLARDLGVAVLINRAFEDGKLFAQVKDTPLPPALSEAGVSSWAQAFLKFALSHSAVTAVIPATGKPDRQSDNLKAGSGPDLTPAQRDALIAAVA
- the cmk gene encoding (d)CMP kinase, which produces MSDTSPVLTIDGPSGAGKGTVSRLVAGRLGWHYLDSGALYRAVGVAASWADLDVSDPAALVRCAFDTRVSFRETEQGLRVIVDDLDATDELRLETTGALASAIAAIPEVRSALKERQRAFRRPPGLVADGRDMGTVIFPDAPYKVFLTASADERAERRYKQLKDKGVSVTIDGLLREILARDARDAQRTVAPLRPAEDAVLIDTTGLGIDAVVERVLALVPARAD